The segment TGTGTTCATCACTTCCAGTCTACAACAGCCACAGCCCAGTTGTCTCCCAACCCCAAGTTGCATCCACACCAGACAGGCCAGTGTATGCCACAGCCCCTATCCTGGGGCGTGCCCGTGTCCACACAGACTTTGACCCCCAGTGGAGGGAGGATTTCCTTCCCCTGAAGGTGAGCTTCCTttaactgttctaaactagctGGACAGTTTCCATCAGTGTCTGTTTTTTAATCAAGCAGAAATATTTGAATATAGATTTTTTATTAGGATTGGAGCTTTTGGAGatctgtaaatatgtgcttTCTGTATATTCCAGAGAGGTGATGTGGTCAATATCATCAGTATGGGTCACTCTGGAATCTGGAGGGGCGTCCTTAATGGGAGAGTGGGTAACTTCAAGTTCGCCCATGTGGATGTGCTTGGAGATGATTGGCTGAAGACACAGCGCAAGGAGAAACAGTTACGGCGTCATAACTCCCGCAAGTCAAAGCCCAAGTCTGTGGAGGAACTTATGCAGAGAATTGGCCTGGAGGTTGGTGAATGTTACCAGTGTGATGTGCATACTGACCAGTGCTTTCCTCGTATCACTATGGCCACTGTTTTGATAGCCAGTATATGGATGTCAGCTACAACCATCATAGCCCTCAGTCTGAGTCCTGTTCTACAGACTGTAAACCTAGGTTGGATTCCTCAAACAGTTTTGGACCATGAACCAAAATTTTGACCTCCACTAGTGTGATGTTACTGGGTTGATATCAGATGGAGCATAAACCATTTTCTTTCTCGTGAACTCATaccagggccctgtttcacaaagctctcgtaagcctaagaccTCGTAAGTTTTatcgtagccattgtgcctcctatgtTGTAACACATGAGCTACGGATACTACGCGAaacgttacgagatcttaggcttacgagagctttgtgaaacggggcccaggtccATGCTTAATGCTATGTGCAGTATAGCTAGAACTTGGGTAGAGTGCTCTTATGGTTACATCTGTCACTTTTCAGCACCTTACCAGTCTTTTCATGCTGAATGGATTTGAGATGTTGGAGACTTTCTCAGAGCTGGATGAGGATGACTTGAACACTCTCAACATCACTGATCCTGAGCAAAAGGCCAAGCTCCTGACAGCAGCTGAACTACTGAACGACTGTGATTGTAAGTTGAAGGTTGGAGATTGTGGATTTCAGTCCATGAAgcacagtggtgtagtggttagcaaGCTGGCTTCTCACGCTATAGGTGTGAGTTTGAATCCTGGGCGAGACACCAAAAGTTTGTGACCTGAGTCTCCTCCTGTGTTGTGTCCCTGGGCAAGGCACTTCATCCACACTGCATGCAGTCCACCTGGCTGTTTAAAAGGGTACCTGAGAAAAGCAGATGTAAAGACTTATAAAGTCAAGAAAACCACTTAGTTGTGGCTTTGAAAGAACAATTCTGTAACAATATAACACCAGATAACAGCACTGTGTTCGTTTGTAAGCACATAAAATATCGTTATCATCACTGTAATATTTAATACATTGATCAGTCTGGAAGCCAGGTAACCATGCAAGGATCTATATGTATAGCTGTTGATGCTTACTTCAGAATACACTGGTTCTGTCCCATGACCTGTTACCCCCATATACCATAGTCGTGCCCAGTCAGTGTCGATGTCTAAACTTGATTCTATTTGATCCTTTCTACAGTGTTTTTCTGAAGCTTCTTGATACTTAATGATGAGCAGTTCTAAAGGCAGTCAGTCACTCTATATGTCATACAttcctgtaaacaaacaatcattatGAACCACCACTGAAGATACCACTGTTTAATAAATCTACAATGTTATTACACACTATGTAATAACACAGTATGATGACAGACATGTGATATAATGCATCACagttatgatgtcacaatgccaATACCTCTGTCAGAATGGAATTTGACCTTGCTTGACACGCAGAAAGCTGAGAATCATCACACTTTtggcagtttctatcaatttaaGTTAAAGAAAGAGTAATGAACCAGGCCCAAGTTAAAGAAAGAGTAATGAACCAGGcccttattttcaaaacctttgtagccctaagaattatTTGGCTGTAGCCAATGTGCTGAGAATGGGCTTGTCAAGTTCGTACAGTTACATACTTTTCATGAATAGCTAGCCAGACTACTAGAACTCATGAAAGATTTAGTAACAAACTTCCTTGATGCCACATCATGAACTCGTTTGATAAATACAGCATTACACAGATGGTCATTTAGTATACTCTGTGTATTGCGCCAAGCACAGTCTAGATGGAGAGCTGCAGTTGTGGTTTGATGAAAATATCAGTGCTTCTTGTATGGCTGTTCTTCCTAATACTTCAGTTCTTTCCTTGCAGCCCATGATGCCTCCGACGGCCACACTAGAAGTGACCGATCAGGATCAGGGACCAACTCCTCAGATACACCATCAAGTCTTTCCcctgccactgtcactggagcAGAACATGCACAGGCAAGGACAGGTAACTCCAGCAGGGACTCTGGATGTTATGCCAGTAATGAACAGTTAATGCTCAAGGATGCTCAAAAACCCCACTCTAGTCAGCAGGCAaaggttgtcatgacaacatcaTCTCAAGTGAAGCCAGCAAACACTGCGGCAGTTCGCTCAGATGCCGACTGTAGCGGTCACACATGTGGTATGTGTGGTAAGCCCAGGGTTCAAGGTCAATCACCTCTGAGGGAGGATGAGGGAATGGAAACCGATCGAAGTGATAAGGAATACACAGAAGAGGACAAGGAGGTGTTTGCTATTACCAATGGATATTTGCAACAAAGGACAGGTTCACCTCCTGATAAAAGTGGCAAGAATTCAAAGAAGATGAGTGGATACTGTAAACATTGTGTTCATAGTAAAATGCCAAGCAAACCAAAGATGTCACATTCTCCTTCAAGAGGAACCCCTAGTGCTAGCAATTCCTTGTCCTCTGACACAAGTACCAGCACGACCTTGACCTCAATCCACTCCCCTAGTAACCCCAACCTCCAGTGCTCAGTGTATGGCTCAAGTACACAAGCCAGGAGGAAAGTGAAACCAGTACCACCACCCCGAGCGCCTGGCACCGAGATAACATCAGTAACAACACCAGAATATGCTGCAAGGGACATGTATCCACAAGTCAAAAACCAACGCCCAAAGGACATCAATCCAGGAAATGTGTATGGTCGCCACCAGACGTCGGGGCCACAGCTGCAGATGCCTTTGTCCATGTACTACCCAGAAAGGATTGCCTCCCCTCATGGTAGTGTTGTATATGGCCAAGGCAGGCAGGTGGCACCTGAACCCATCTATGGTCAGGTGACCATCAAGAATGTCAGTCGGTCCCTCATCCCTCTGGTGTCTACAAAGCTGAGTGCTGAGAAGATCGATCTGAGTGAGGAGCCGTATTCATCTGAGGTAGGTGCATCTTCAAGTCACTCGAGCAGATGAATAATGTTTTGAACCATTGTTTTTAATTACTGTAGGATTGTTAAAACTGAACGTAGAAAAGTTTCCTGTTATATTGTTTACATGGACAGTCTTAATTTTAAGTTTTACATCTGGTGTGATATGTTGTGAAATTGAAACTTTAGACTGCCCATGGTTAAACTTGAAATTTTCATAGAAATGAAATGTTGGATGAAAGAGAGTTGTAGTATTCACTTATTAAATTCATGAGGTATCTCGCTCagtatttttgaaaatgtgtcatGTTAGATGTAGATATGAAGTAAGTTTGCCTGGCTACAGCTTGGCATGTGTGGCATCCCACCCCTACTGATCCAGCGGTATGCGGAGGAGCTGAGGCAGGACATCAACAGTGTGTCCCTGGTGCTGGAGCAGGTGCGACTCTACCATCTACAGAACCACCAGAGGAACTCTGTGAGTTATGATACAGTCACAATCCTTATTGGTTAACATATTGAAGCATCTGTTATATATTGCCCGGCTGGggtatatatttattgttctACCAGTCAAACAGTTTTGGCCTGTTGGTTAATGTCTAACTAGTTAGTTATAATATAGATAGATTGACAgtatgttatccataaaaacatATCATGCATGTCGTGTTTGGCCAACATCTAAATGTTGTTCAAGAACTACTATCAATGGTATGAAATGCTGTCTGCTatatttattatcttttctaACTGCATGTGTCTTTCGCAGATTCCCAACAACAAGTTGGCTGACAGCTGCAGCAATGCAGTAGACCTGAAGATATCTTCCATCGAGGACTTCTTCATTTCCATTGGCCTGCCCATGTACATTGATCCACTGTATGAGAAAGGGTGTTGCACGATCCAGCTGCTGCTCAATCTATCAGAGGCTGATCTCAACAGGATAACCGGAGCTGATACCCGCCATCTCAAACGCATGCAGCATGCCATTGACTGGGTTCGACATAAATTACAGTCACCAGTGAAAAGCCCAAAATCTCCAACCAAAAGTCCAACTTCTGCGAAGCAAGGCTCTGTCAGAGACAGAGTTTAAGGACATATTTTAGATGTTGTTGTGATGTTTTATACATTCTTCCTGCAGCCATCTGGAAAATACGGTCTGACAAGGTCTGACAACCTTTAGAGCTTTGAATGTAATCTAGTCACAAGCTGGGGACTTCCAGTCTTCAGGTACATGGAAACTGGTGGTCACATGTGAATAATTCTTGTACATTCAAAGTTGTATATGTGATGACATTGAGGTTGTTGGCATGCAGTCATTTATaaattgtattgtttttatcatcAATCTGATATTTTAATGTACTGAAATCAGATGTCAGTATACACTGTATGCATAGATGGTTGTTCATGTGGTGGATATTGGGCAGGATAAAGCGCTCGTCATTTTTAACGTCACATTTTTTTAATAATGACCTTCCTGCTGaacattttgtgatttatttactCATGCATACAAATGAGGTTTATTGTTTGAAGGCTGGGGAAATTAGGAAGTCTCACAGTCTAATCTCTACACATTTTTCTCTATATTCTTGTACATGTATCTGTATGGTACAATTATATCGCCTCTGCCTGGTCAGTATATCCAGTACAGTGATAGTACAGTAAGTATGGCATGGTTTACAAACATAATCGACATTTTCTGTGAATAATGTATAATCAGTGGATCATTAATTGTGATTTGGACATTTCTACATTGGTAGTGTGTACATTTATCATGACATTATATGATTGTGAATGGTGATTACTTCAAAACAGGTTCACACTGTTATAATGCAAGTTAGTGCCATCAATTGGGAATACTAGTTGATTATTGGTGAGGATGAACTGAGATATGGAATAACAGCTGTGTAATAACAGCTGATACTGCCCACTGGCATTGTTTGACTTATTACACTGAGGAACAGTTGCTTTAAGTGTAAATAGCGAAGAAACTTTCTGTTTAATTGTAATATAGACACTTATTGAATTGTTACAGTCACATTATTCTCATAATGAATTTCTAGTCGGAAAATGTTACTGCATTTATGCATGATCCTcatgttcatgaatattcatcattTATCCTTGTAAATGGTAGTGCATCTCTGATGAAATAGTGCTTGTTGATTGAATGGCCTGATTGAGAGTTGAGTCCTGAGATGTTGTGATAGTACTGGGATCACTCTCAAGAGTAATCAGACCTCATTATGCTGTTATACAGCAGGTATAATGACAAGTGCAACGTTTCACAACAAACTTCCACTAACTGTTTTGTAGGGCAAACTAagtgtaaaaatatttttcttgtgCATGTAGTGGAATTAGTACATTTATTTGTGGGAAAAGCAGGTTACAATAACCTTCATTTTAAAGGAAAATAGTAAAATTCTGATGTTTGAGGGCCAGAAATATAGTTGGGCATGCTAATCTAGCTATCTTGAATCTCCAAAGTGAAGCTGTACAACTAAGATCTTATTACCTTATTGTCAAGTTTTAATCAGATATAGAGGCAAAAGAGATCTTAAGGCATTGTGAATGAATTTTGATGTATACCTTTCAGCCATATTGGTTGTTTTAAGGCATTTTAAGTTAAGTTCATGCCTACTATTGTTTCTTATTTCTATCTCATGTTATATTAGAAGATAAGCATTTATATGTGAACTACACAGGTGTTGAGTACTTTTATATATACTTTCTTAAACACATTACACTGTGATCATCTTAGAATCAAGCATGACATTAGATCaactgtttgggttttttttgttttcgtgCGCTCTTAACATTATTCCATTGAATTTCCAAATATATTCATCAGTCATCCAAGCAAAAGATACAGATTCTGCTAAACAGGTGTATAGTGTGTCAGGTCATTATCTTCTCTTCTGCCGAATCTCTCCTTGGTTAGGGACCAGTTATTATGAAGTGGAGAGGGAGTGTATGGTAAGAAGATGTTGCAGGCATACAGATGTGCTCAGATAAGAGATAAATCTAATGTGATGGTTAGGAAACATTGGCAAGCAGATATATGATGGTTTTGCATATGGTGGGTGATGTCTTGATCTTTGAATTGAAaggacaaaacatcaaacaccCTTTCCCTTTCCATTAAATGAATGGCCCCCAATGTGAGATGAACCACAAGACTGTTAACAGATGTATACAAGATGTGATATTTGCTTGTATTCTGGTtgttgcataaaattatgaattctTCAATTTAGCCCTGTTGGTAAAGTAGTTGATAGATAGAGAGTAGTGTTTAGTGTAAATGTGAGGCTAATTTATAGACCAGTGGAACTGAACTGTCAGTGCAATATTTAACTGTATTCACTTGCTCCACCTTCCAGTCATAATGGCCCTGCCTTTCTTTATACTGGGAGCTGGCTGTCATGATTGGTGCTGGATGTGGGATCAGTATTTTTATAATATTTTGGACATATTGCGATGGACAGGTgcttgtctgtctctctctccttGTTGTTCACTCGTTCCGAGAACAGTGTTGGAAATAAACCATTTGAACATACTCAAACTCGTGTCTTATATTGACTACTCATGAGTGTCACAAACACATTATTCTATTTATCTTGACATCAAAAGTGACACTTTGATAATGATTTATCTAGAAATACTAAGGTGATGACACAAGGGCCTGTGGTTGGGCTATAAAGGCCTAACAAAGAAGGAACTTGGGGCATAATGACTGAATAACAACAGTTGTCAGTCATCTTCATTGTTATGTGGTGAAAATAATGCAGATGCgatgtaaataataactcactcatcaACAAAGGAATCGAGGGATATAAGACCATATTGCACCTCAAACACATATAAGAATCCAGGGATGTATGTCTGAATAACACCTCAACTTCCAACAGGCATCTAGAGATATTTTATGTAATAACAGTATCACACAGGAATAGATCTACCTGATAACATCACTGCTACCCAGTGATATAGTGATATCGGGGTATGTGACTAAATAACACTCATCCCACAGTCTCATTTCTCTCTGCTTTTCAGTCATTTATCCCTAATTTCCTCTGTGTGCATAACAGTCATTTATCCCTAAATTCCTGTATGTGTATAACAGTCATTTATCCTATGATTCCTCTATGTGCATGACAGTCACTTATCCCTAGATTAATAAATGTGTATAACatataggagtgagtgagtgagttgagttttacaccacactcagcaatattccagctatatggtggcagtctgtaaataatcgaatctggaccagacaaaccagaaaCCAACACCATGAGcgtcaatctgcgcaactgggaaccgatgacatgtgtcaaccaagtcagcaagcctgaccacccgatcccatttgtcgcctcttacgacaagcatagtcgccttttatggcaagcatgggtttctgaaggcctattctgcccagggaccttcacgggtctataacATATAGGAATCTAGGGATAAGTGACTGAAAAGCACCTCAACTGCCAACAGGGATCTAGGGGTAGATCATGTAATATCATACATAGGGATGTATACACATGGAGTAGGAATACATGAATAAAAGCGACAAACATGTTAAATGCCTGCAGGAAACTTTCTGAATAGCTTTATTCAATCGCAGGATCTGGTGATGTATGACAGGATAAGACCCTCAATCCAACATAGGGGCCCTGTCATGTTTGGCTAGATAACACCATATTGAAACTGGTACACTGTGATACAATGCAGGATAACACCAAACTGGAACATAGAAGCCCTGTGATATATGACTCACTCACAATAAAACATAGGAGCCCTCTAATTATATGGCTGGATAACACCCACAATGAATCACAGGATTCCTGTGATATATGGCTGGATGACACCCACAATGAAACATAGAAAGCATGTGATATATGTCTGGATAACATCCACAATGAAACATAGGAGCCCTGTGATATATGCCTGGATAACACCCACAATGAAACAGGAACCCTATGATATATGGCTGGATAACACCCACAATGAAAAATAGGAGCCCTGTGATGTATGGCAGGATAACACACACAATGAAACATAGGAGCTCTGTGATATATGCCTGGATAACACCCACAATGAAACATAGGAACCCTGTGATATATGGCTGGATAACACCCACAATGAAACATAGGAGCCCTGTGATGTATGGCTGGATAACACCCACAATGAAGCGAAGGAACCATGTGATGTATGGCTGGATGAAACCCACAATGAAACATAGGAACCCTGTGATGTATGGCTAGATAACACCCACAATGAAACATAGGAATCTTGTGATATATGGCTGGATAACACCCACATTGAAACATAGGAGACCTGTGATATATGACTGAATAACACTCAAAAAGAAAAATAGGAGCTCTGTTATATAGCTGGATAACACCCACAATGAAACATAGGAACCATGTGATATATGACTGAATAACACAAAGAAACATAGGAGACCTGTGAGATATGTCTGGAAAAAACCCACAATGAAACATCAGAACGTTGTGATATATGGCTGGATAATGCCCACAGGTAAACATAGGTACTCTGTGATATATGGCTGAATAACACCCACAATGATAAATACGAGTTCTGTCATGTTTGTCTGGATAACACCCACAATGAAACATAGGAACCATGTGATAGATGACTGAATAACACTCACAATGAAACATAGGAGCCCTGTGATATATGCCTGGATAACACCCACAATGAAACATAGGAACCCTGTGATGTATGGCTGGATAAAACCCACAATGAAACATAGGAACCCTGTGATGTATGGCTGGATAACACTCACAATGAAACATAGGAGCCCTGTGAACATATGTCTGGATAACACCTACAATGAAACATAGGAGACCTGTGATATATGGCTGAATAAAACCCACAATGAAACATAGGAGTTCTGTGATATATGGATAACACCCACAATGAAACATAGGAACCCTGTCATACATGGCTGGATAACACCCACAATGAAAAATAGGAATGCTGTGATATAGAGCTGGATAATGTTCACACTGAAACATAGGAACCTTGTGATATATGGATGGATAACATCCACGATGAAACATAGGAGCTATGTGATATATGGATAACACCCACAATGCATCACAGGATCCCTGTGATATATGGCTGAATAAAACCCACAATGAAACATAGGAGTTCTGTGATATATGGATAACACCCACAATAAAACATAGGAACCCTGTCATACATGGCTGGATAACACTCACAATGAAAAATAGGAATGCTGTGATATATAGCTGGATAATGTTCACACTAAAACATAGGAACCTTGTGATATATGGATGGATAACACCCACGATGAAACATAGGAACCCTGTGATATATGGCCGGATAACACACACAATGAAAAAGGGACCATGTGCTATATGGCAGGATAACACCCACAATGAAACATAGGAGCCCTGTGATATATGTCTCGATACCGCCCACAATGAAAAATAGGAACCCTGTGATATATGGCCGGATAACACACACAATGAAAAAGGGACCATGTGCTATATGGCAGGATAACACCCACAATGAAACATAGGAGCCCTGTGATATATGTCTCGATAACGCCCACAATGAAAAATAAGAACCCTGTGATATATGGCTGGATAACACCCACAACGAAACAGGAGCCCTGTGATATGTGTCTGGATAACACCAACCATGAAAAGGAGGAGCCCTGTCATGTATAACACCAAAACCATGTTGAGGAAGGGGACTTGTGACTGAATAACACATTGTGTGTGTACGGGAATAAAGGGCGATGTGACTAGCTGTAACAGCTTCATTGATGTACTGACTGCACAACACTGTTTTAATGAATGTATGCGACAGTTGCACTGACCTAGACCAATAcctttagtctctgaatatatataattttttgatagtaacaaactaacctgtataaattgaaaaggggtCCCAGGCACTCCTGGCCCTGAGGAAGTCTAGCCTTGCTTCATTTAATGCTATAGCATTGCACAGACGTCTTGGCaatagagaaaataatgtggttcagcaACTGTGACTCACTGAGGGCCAACCTCCTGAGCTGTATGAAATCATTGTACCGACTAAGGCTGTGCTACAGTGTTTGTATGACATAACTGTACCGACTAGGGCCCTGCAGCATTGTGTATGACATGACTGTACCGACTAAGGCGCTGCTGCACTGTATGTATGACATGGTTCGTCAACTAAGGCCCTACAGCACTGTGTGTATGACATGGTTTTACCGACTAAGGCGCTGCTGCACTGTATGTATGACATGGTTCTGTCAACTAAGGCCCTGCAGCACTGTGTGTATGACATGGTTGTAAAGACTAAGGCCCTGCAGCACTGTGTGTATGACATGGTTCTACCGACTAAGGTCCTGCAACACTGTGTGTGTGACATGATTGTACCGACTAAGGCGCTGCTGCGCTGTATGTATGACATGGTTCTGTCGACTAATATCCTGATGTACGGGTTGTATGACATAATTTTACCGACTAAGGCCTTGCAGCGCTGTTTGTATGACATGGTTATAAAGACTAAGGCCCTGCTGTACTGGTTGTATGACATGGTTGTACCGACTAAGGCCCTGTTGCACTGTGTGCATGACATGGTTCTACCGACTAAGGCCCTGTTGCACTGTGTGTATGACATGGTTCTTCCGACTAAGGCCCTGCTGTACTGGTTGAATGACATGGTTGCACCGACTAAGGCCCTGCTCCCCTTTGCGTATGACACAGTCGTATTTTTGATTGACACGGATTATTGTTGTTCACAGTATTGTCTTCGCCAATGGGTTATGTgttattttacgtccgcttcagCAAGTTGTTAATCTCTCGCCCATGTATGAGCCATTTGCCTAGAATGAATTTCTACAATATTGGTTGAGGTTATTGTAAAATGGGGTATTATATTTCAGTACATACACTACCTATGCATTGATCGGCATTCTCGAATTCTAGAAAATGGTGGGAAATACTTAAACCAGGGATTTTCGACATATCAGCCCTGTGATGTACGGCTGGATAAAACAATGAAACGTGactgtatatagtctccctgctcgTACATACGAGGAATAAGGCTAGACGTAATGATGGCAAAGTCTCTCTGCAGTCACATGCGAAATAATGCTTGGTTCATCAACACTCCACGATGTACTCGGTGTGACTTTGTTTTCCAAAAGTTAGAGAACACCTCACTGTGCCGGCACCTAttgttgtaggtgtagatgcAGTCGGCTATGTCAGATAGATAAACAATAAGGGGATTAACTATAGTCTGACACAGAAAAGTAGGCAGAGGGTACAACTTTGTTCATCACATTTATTCACATACTGCA is part of the Haliotis asinina isolate JCU_RB_2024 chromosome 6, JCU_Hal_asi_v2, whole genome shotgun sequence genome and harbors:
- the LOC137286568 gene encoding SAM and SH3 domain-containing protein 1-like isoform X4 codes for the protein MADSIVEGWLRSLNLVHYTQAFLDNGYDDLEVCKQVGEADLDAIGVTKHDHREKLLRAVRILKEEGGTAVYFTLEDPISSENSYEETVVFADLGPAPESPPQGLSAEAYDAGKTALLTYPKLQLKHILRDKLVEDEIDLSNPPFTTTENTLCQSSLTALAVKYAKEIKTHFADVWDRLEDLWKVAQDIDNFQSVCRSPMHSIYGGSSLYGFSPRGVPPPLPSCPPPSTSHVDRMPELPISPYSYSQENYVAIDGGVCCLFSRKITRPDVRDTVLSEGKKSSSLGKFLRNIGIRRSGRKNSYKQHSGDLLASDITMSDEDRIALMVMVKEGKISTETALEVVKRFEDDKRADEVKENRLLDPSASRKGGKDKKKKAGTGGKPTKSHSAVYTDEAPKCHVCKHLMLNQDYELPLPPPPTDGQPLYECCRHRRVHSVGHIDFPQHLHSPPFVRAFSCSPTRNANQSSVVSSAGPTHSRLYSPILSQAPRIPPVTSQAGIPQGVENLKERLSGKPQIFLHKTPSRTSLLSSESDHSMECTSHAQLKSDAVTTRNDDTNYCSTNSTVSMSSDNSPAQGRKKSENAVKAKGHRWHRSASYSTGDDGISSENDDHDDAHLLGAVSRDVCRNGGKLSGRLRDMKNKVLKGREGHAAELDFRTAQIVHRPPLRRENSYGGTKSPIYNSHSPVVSQPQVASTPDRPVYATAPILGRARVHTDFDPQWREDFLPLKRGDVVNIISMGHSGIWRGVLNGRVGNFKFAHVDVLGDDWLKTQRKEKQLRRHNSRKSKPKSVEELMQRIGLEHLTSLFMLNGFEMLETFSELDEDDLNTLNITDPEQKAKLLTAAELLNDCDSHDASDGHTRSDRSGSGTNSSDTPSSLSPATVTGAEHAQARTGNSSRDSGCYASNEQLMLKDAQKPHSSQQAKVVMTTSSQVKPANTAAVRSDADCSGHTCGMCGKPRVQGQSPLREDEGMETDRSDKEYTEEDKEVFAITNGYLQQRTGSPPDKSGKNSKKMSGYCKHCVHSKMPSKPKMSHSPSRGTPSASNSLSSDTSTSTTLTSIHSPSNPNLQCSVYGSSTQARRKVKPVPPPRAPGTEITSVTTPEYAARDMYPQVKNQRPKDINPGNVYGRHQTSGPQLQMPLSMYYPERIASPHGSVVYGQGRQVAPEPIYGQVTIKNVSRSLIPLVSTKLSAEKIDLSEEPYSSELGMCGIPPLLIQRYAEELRQDINSVSLVLEQVRLYHLQNHQRNSIPNNKLADSCSNAVDLKISSIEDFFISIGLPMYIDPLYEKGCCTIQLLLNLSEADLNRITGADTRHLKRMQHAIDWVRHKLQSPVKSPKSPTKSPTSAKQGSVRDRV